One window of Bactrocera tryoni isolate S06 chromosome 2, CSIRO_BtryS06_freeze2, whole genome shotgun sequence genomic DNA carries:
- the LOC120769612 gene encoding uncharacterized protein LOC120769612 yields MLDHLNDDCLCEIFRYLSVKEQLIVTTLNERFRDLIVENFWRKKYNKFTTTGDKSFDELNLLEFQKFYSYIVPHIQELTVHTTADVTFTSYLGRFTRRPDLDYYLHFMYPTLRVLRCYDKQFHNGHLLIVLRKCPNLEVLRLHSIYVTGEHLANFHNLRELYICSGKLEALHIDKLFARRKILRIHLTGATAVKRDMDVVLQRIFPQITEMRYYDDEEHIATANLFNASTQTLVNLEKLYCKYLKDFVYTLHTLRELYFESHLKVVDLFKLVENNTHLENLYMVTLYENFFANAREWLCGLTECLRKQRERKVALSMHLNMPQRVVQYVRQFVVDYDDAHGYLVPVLKIQKLSANMSMLTVLINTSGIELAFKWS; encoded by the exons ATGTTAGACCACTTGAATGACGATTGCTTATGTGAGATATTCCGATATCTGAGTGTCAAAGAACAGCTGATTGTGACAACACTCAATGAGCGCTTTCGCGACCTAATCGTTGAGAACTTTTGGCGCAAGAAATACAACAAATTCACCACAACCGGCGATAAGAGCTTTGACGAACTCAACTTGttggaatttcaaaaattttacagttacATCGTGCCACATATACAAGAGCTAACGGTGCACACCACAGCAGATGTCACATTCACCAGTTATTTGGGACGTTTTACACGCAGACCCGATCTCGATTACTACCTACATTTCATGTATCCCACATTACGTGTTCTACGTTGTTACGATAAACAATTCCATAATGGTCATCTGTTGATTGTCCTACGCAAATGCCCGAACCTCGAAGTACTGCGGCTGCATAGTATCTATGTAACGGGTGAACATTTAGCGAACTTCCACAATTTACGTGAACTCTACATTTGTAGCGGTAAACTTGAAGCGTTGCATATAGACAAACTCTTTGCGAGACGTAAAATTCTTCGTATACATTTGACGGGTGCAACGGCCGTGAAACGTGATATGGATGTAGTTTTGCAGCGCATTTTCCCACAGATAACGGAAATGCGTTACTATGATGACGAAGAGCATATAGCGACAGCAAATCTATTTAATGCGTCAACACAGACATTAGTGAACTTAGAGAAgctatattgtaaatatttaaaggaCTTTGTTTACACATTGCATACGTTgagagaactttattttgaaagtcATTTGAAGGTCGTTGACCTGTTTAAACTCGTCGAAAATAATACACACTTGGAAAACCTCTATATGGTCACTTTATATGAGAACTTCTTCGCAAATGCACGCGAATGGTTATGCGGTCTAACGGAATGCTTACGTAAGCAACGTGAACGTAAGGTTGCGCTTAGTATGCATCTAAATATGCCACAACGTGTGGTGCAGTATGTGCGACAGTTTGTGGTG gACTATGATGATGCCCATGGTTACCTGGTACCTGtactaaaaattcaaaagctaTCTGCCAATATGTCTATGCTTACGGTGTTGATTAATACAAGTGGCATTGAGTTGGCCTTCAAATGGAGTTGA
- the LOC120769368 gene encoding suppressor of hairless protein: MKSYSDYHIGTPPSSTATALEHHLEQYSPTAISTLANGHQHHHHQQQQQQQQQQHSPAHQHHHQLLHHHSPHLHDLNDSLSPPTSILQSHNAAAISAAVATLPQMPHFGLGGGVGGAYAQTPPSPPVHHGAGGGGGLLPPNSPHHHQQQHHQQQQQQQQHHLAMLPRGLNAGSGGGGGGCGPLMSTGLNSNAVGVPYRPHIEDKKLTRDAMERYMRERNDMVIVILHAKVAQKSYGNEKRFFCPPPCIYLFGSGWRRRYEEMLQKGEGEHCAQLCAFIGIGSSDQDMQQLDLNGKQYCAAKTLFISDSDKRKHFMLSVKMFYGNGHDIGVFNSKRIKVISKPSKKKQSLKNADLCIASGTNVALFNRLRSQTVSTRYLHVENGHFHASSTQWGAFTIHLLDDNESESEEFQVRDGYIHYGATVKLVCSVTGMALPRLIIRKVDKQMALLEADDPVSQLHKCAFYMKDTDHMYLCLSQEKIIQFQATPCPKEPNKEMINDGACWTIISTDKAEYQFYEGMGPVGSPVTPVPIVNSLNLNGGGDVAMLELSGDNFTPHLQVWFGDVEAETMYRCTETLLCVVPEISQFRGEWLWVRQPTQVPISLVRNDGIIYATGLTFTYTPEPGPRPHCTQAEDVMRTRSATATTNNNNGNNNTGNNNNLSGMSNNNNNNVAHSPGDGGAANNATVNASHQMHQTLPSMNEVQWNTHGGGALS, from the exons ATGAAGAGTTATAGTGATTACCATATTGGCACCCCTCCCAGCAGCACTGCAACCGCATTGGAGCATCACTTGGAACAGTATAGCCCCACAGCTATTAGCACCTTAGCCAACGGTCACCAGCATCATCAtcaccaacagcagcagcagcagcaacaacaacagcactcaCCAGCACACCAGCACCATCATCAATTGCTACACCATCACTCACCGCATTTACACGACCTCAACGATTCGTTATCACCACCCACGTCCATATTGCAATCGCATAACGCTGCAGCCATATCGGCAGCTGTTGCAACGTTGCCACAGATGCCGCACTTTGGACTTGGTGGCGGTGTAGGTGGCGCTTATGCGCAAACACCACCCAGTCCGCCGGTACATCATGGCGCTGGCGGCGGTGGTGGTTTATTGCCACCCAATTCGCCACATCATCATCAACAGCAACACcatcagcaacagcagcagcaacaacaacatcatcttGCAATGCTGCCGCGCGGTTTGAATGCTGGcagcggtggtggtggtggcggttgTGGCCCACTCATGTCTACAGGTCTGAATTCCAATGCGGTTGGTGTGCCATATCGGCCACATATTGAGGATAAAAAATTGACACGAGATGCAATGGAGCGTTATATGCGCGAACGCAACGATATGGTCATTGTGATTCTACATGCGAAG GTCGCGCAAAAGTCATACGGCAATGAGAAGCGTTTCTTTTGCCCACCACcgtgcatttatttatttggcagCGGTTGGCGTCGACGCTACGAGGAGATGCTGCAGAAGGGCGAGGGTGAGCATTGCGCTCAGTTGTGCGCCTTCATCGGCATCGGCAGCTCGGATCAGGATATGCAACAACTCGATTTGAATGGCAAGCAATATTGCGCCGCCAAGACGCTGTTCATTTCCGATTCGGATAAGCGTAAGCATTTTATGTTGTCGGTGAAGATGTTCTACGGCAATGGGCACGACATCGGTGTGTTCAATTCGAAACGCATTAAAGTCATATCGAAGCCATCGAAGAAGAAGCAATCGCTGAAAAATGCCGATCTTTGCATAGCGAGCGGGACCAATGTGGCGCTGTTCAATCGCCTGCGCTCGCAAACGGTGTCGACGCGTTACCTGCATGTGGAGAATGGACACTTTCATGCGTCGTCGACGCAGTGGGGCGCCTTTACGATACATTTGCTCGACGACAATGAATCGGAGTCGGAGGAGTTTCAG GTACGCGATGGCTACATACATTATGGTGCGACGGTGAAACTGGTGTGTTCGGTGACGGGTATGGCACTGCCACGCCTCATCATACGCAAAGTGGACAAGCAAATGGCACTGTTGGAGGCTGACGATCCGGTGTCGCAATTGCATAAATGCGCTTTCTACATGAAGGACACGGATCATATGTATCTCTGTCTGTCACAGGAGAAAATCATACAATTCCAAGCTACACCATGTCCGAAAGaaccaaataaagaaatgatCAACGACGGCGCTTGCTGGACGATCATCTCGACAGACAAAGCTGAATATCAGTTTTACGAAGGAATGGGTCCTGTGGG CTCCCCAGTCACACCGGTGCCAATTGTAAATTCGCTCAACTTGAATGGCGGCGGCGATGTAGCGATGCTGGAACTGAGCGGCGACAACTTTACGCCGCACTTGCAAGTCTGGTTCGGTGATGTGGAGGCGGAAACAATGTACCGCTGCACGGAAACACTGCTGTGTGTGGTGCCGGAGATCTCACAATTCCGTGGTGAATGGTTATGG GTACGCCAACCCACACAGGTGCCCATCTCGCTGGTGCGCAACGATGGCATCATTTATGCAACGGGTCTAACATTCACCTACACGCCGGAGCCTGGTCCACGGCCGCATTGCACGCAAGCCGAGGATGTTATGCGTACGCGcagtgcaacagcaacaacaaataacaataacGGCAACAATAACacgggcaacaacaacaatctgaGTGGCAtgagcaacaataacaacaataatgttgCGCACTCACCCGGCGATGGTGGCGCCGCGAACAATGCAACGGTAAATGCCAGTCATCAAATGCACCAAACATTGCCGTCCATGAACGAGGTGCAGTGGAATACGCACGGCGGCGGCGCATTGTCCTGA